One Glycine max cultivar Williams 82 chromosome 8, Glycine_max_v4.0, whole genome shotgun sequence genomic window, ttatttgaCTTGGTGACAATGCTTGTTAAAGGTTTTGTAACTCAACAAGGAGTTGAGAATTTGTCATCATGGGACCTTTGGACTTTTCTTAGTACTTGCTAAGTTGTTGTATATTATGCTGGACCGACCCAATGTAATAAAGAGATGTTTAAagcaaatttaaagaaaaataatttcacttgaaaaaaaaaaagttatatgttggatttttttaacatatgtaACCCTTAGGTCTGTCTTGATATTGTGTTTTCAttagtataaatttattaattaattctcaACATTTTGCCCAACATGAAATTTCCAAATTTGTGGAAGTAAGTTATTAATTTGGttattctaatatatatatatatatatatatatatatatatatatcatcatcAGTATTTGTAGGAGGTTATTTTTTTCGGAAGGCCAAaggaatattataaaataaacaaaacctgCTGATTGATAGAAGAAGTATTTGTAGGAGTCTTATTTTAAGGTATACCTGTAAAGTATTATAGCAATCATTTTCCAATTAATAATTAGCAAGTTCGAGGACTAGAAAGTATAAAGTTTGCCCGCTTTTGCCATCGATCTTGATCTGATGACCGACGAGAGAAAGCAAAGACAACTAACTAACTTGCTTTGAAGTGCAATTTGTGAAGGGTGCAATAAAGcaattaattattgtttatttatttgatttttctaaaaaaaatattttatttgttataacttatattaataatttttaaatttattaaaaaaatatttttttagctaaTTTCAAAAAACCGTATggtcaaatttataatatatctttgtgtaataataatttattaaatgagtATTTGATTAAGTTATTTATCTAAACAcatttttgccaaaaaaaaaaatctaaacacatttattttatgACAGATATTAAGAACACACTATTTAGGGTTTGACTGCACTAAAGTTAGGGATACACTCGATAAAGTATAATAATaactactaattaaaaaatcaacgATGAGATTTGTgataaaatcaaatacatacatatataataaaaatctaaaattagttataaattcaACACTTGATTTCCTaattaatacttatatatatgggctaacatgtattttttgttctcctatttttaaaaaatttgaaattacaatCTTCTCGTCTTTTAATTGAGTTATTTTATtcttcacttttaaaaattataggatTTTAATTCTTCATATTAAATTGatacattttgtttttcatttttaaaaaaatttataattttaatccttataattgatttaaaacgttaatttatgcattttgtaaatattatacgatacatatctatttattatctatatgataaatatttttttaaaaatgatttaattgttgatgagcttaatttattattatttttgaagaacatagaaaaatatatttgaaaatgttATGATCTATGGCAAAGAATTTGTAAATGACAAAAcggatataaaatataaatttcatgaaAGAACCATTATTcacaaagaaataatttaataagattGTTGATactaaaattgtaaaatcttttaataattaGAAGTCAGATATAATGTGATTATTTCTTATACGTAATAGTTTTAGTGATTAATTACCAcgctttaaaataaatttgaataatttaaaatataacgaaataattttagtttttatagacTTGAGAAATGAAAGACATTAGACggtaagaatttaaaataaataggtctaaattgtaaaaattctcaaaaagttaaattcttaaaaaaaatttaaattatttatatccaatataagaatttaacattctcaacctttttttaAAGAACATCCTCAACTTAAGATTCTCAGAAACTTAAAAGAATCTTCCATCAAATACCCCACGGGGTAATGTTAACAATTTCAATAACTCACTTTGATAGAAATAAGTTTtccagaaataaaaataattttactgagACAAATATATAAAGTCAATTATGAGTTTTTgtctaataaaaaaagtgtttaaaaGACTAAATATTGATTTAATATTAGAGCCTTTTTGATTATTTGAATCAGTGTCGTATTCCCCAccagaataatttaaaattcgaAATCTAAAATGAGTTTTgtcgttaaaaaaataaatcatttttacatATTAACGCCACAAGGGTGTAAATGATTGGatcataaaaattgaaaagtaatGATGTCATTattacctaaaaaaaattaccactaagtaaataagtaatatatatatatatatatatatatatataatgaatttaatttatacatacaaAGAATGAACGTCTCATGATATctaactcaaaaaaaaaagaatttaatttataacataTGTCTATTAAAGGTTCACCAGGGATAAGGATTTTTGTTGGAGAATAGATAAGAATCACGGTCCAGCCAATTGGCTATTTTGGATTTGAATAGCGTGGCAAACTGATTAATTAGATTAATTTCTGTCAATGATGTCATCTTAAGGACtaactaatttttgtattaagCTTCCTCCAATACCCACCTACCTTTCTTGTCAATTGTTCTCTACCTCTAAACGAAACTCAACCGGTTAGCATCACAACAAAAAAGCTCAATGTCAAAATCAACCAAGttactttttacttttactattAAGTATGAATCTATTAACTTTTCAAATCCAAGAAACATTAAAGCCAAATTTTTGGGAAAAAGTTTCTCAGGTATTGAACAGTAgattaatattatattcttctcttattttctcctataggttcttctccttcattataaaaaagtattgaataaaaaagtaaaaatatttaatatctttaaatatagaATACATTTAATatgtactattttttaaaaaagaaaagtattaatgaaaaaatattgtaagaGAATGTAAAATGATTCTAAGAATACTAATTACTATatacaaagaaaataagagaattaataaggcaaaaaaaaaacaattctaaTTCTCAATGTATATAGTGTTATAGTtcctaaaaattaagaaaatttgagcAAATTCTTGAGAGTACAATTCATCTATCACATTAATCCAAGTTTTTTTATGTGATGTTGTGATTTAACAGTTATTAGCACatatttaaagactaaaatataataaataactaaatttggATATTTAGATAACTATATAGTATTGAAATTTCAAggaattgtttaaaattttcttagttTAGTTTACTCATGTGATAATATTTAACACTTTTCGAGGAAATAAAAAGTGATTTACCTGTAAgtaagagaatttaaaattattcttattctAAAATCTAAATAGTAGTAATATTGTGTACTAGGAAAGAGAAACTTCAATGAGCTTACCTAAGCTGCCTAACCCAAAACCGAAGTTTGCGTTATCATGCAAAACCTAATTTTCCCTCGTTGTGGCGACAAGGATCTTCACGTTACACCAAAACCGTAGATTCGTTGCGTTCGTCAAGTCGTTGACTTCAACTACATCAACGGTCGTGAAACCACCGTTACCGCAGCGGATTACACCTCCAAATATATTTTGTTCGATGTTGGTAGACACGAGCGCGCCGCGACAGCTCCTGCTTCCACTAACCCAAGACAGACAACCAACCCCCACAGTGGACAAAGTGCAAAAACTCAAAACCACCCTTCGTTTTCACCGTACGAAACACTGACCCAGGGGCACTATAGAAATTTCCCAGCCATCTTTTTCGACCAAAAGTATGCATGTCCCGCCAGCATGTGACGCTTGTTCCAGCCACTTGCCAATAATGGCAATTTTGTCATTTCGTCAAATCCTCaaacatgatattttttaatatgtaattttagtttttttatttttaagaagttGATGAttctagtttttaatttttaactgaaacattctatttttcatttttaaaatatttataattttaatttttatgatcaatttaaaatgttgatttatgaattttataaatgtCGATTATGATATGATTATTTATCCTTCActtggtaaatattttttaaaaattatttaattaataataaatataatttattaaaaaaatacacaattaaatttaaaattaaaaaaataatttaaagtcacaaaatgagagaaaaaatattttaattaaaaaatagaaaattaaaattatgaatttttaaaaaataaaagacaaaatatcttaattaaaaaaacaaaaaaaaactatgaatttaaaaaataagaaaatgaaaattatattttaattttttttcaataattttattctgGATAGGATCAATTATAACACTAATCCTTGGCATGAGACTTACCCGGACACTCTTTAACctcgatattttttttttgcttggcGTTCATTTCGTTACTCGCCAAgacaaaatttcataaaaaaaaagaagaaaaaacagagCCGCCCTTACTTTATTTATTAGCGTTGCTTTATTACGTAACGAGTTTCTCTCTATCTGGCTCGTGTTCCTCCTCCTCTTTTTCTTTCGTCAATATTTCGGTATTTCCTTTGTCTTTTCTTCCTCCTCTTATTCTTCGTTAGTTTTCAAGTCCTAAGGGTTTTGAGTGGTTTTCAGATCTGGAAGTCTCTATAGTTTCCATCGGTAAATTTTTAATCTGATCCAGCTTTCGTTTCTCTGCCTCAATATTGTGTTTCTGTAATCCAATTGCTCCGTGTTCCGTTGATTTTTCGTGTTCTTATAGCTTGTTCTTTGTTATGTTTGTGTCGGTTGCTGGTGCTATGTTTAAtttgtgcttttattttttatggaattCAGGGTATGGtaatggttctttttttttttttttttgagttggGGTGGGGGGTgggatggggggggggggggttcttTGTGTGTGAAATGATactcttttctgtttttggttTGGGGGGAATTTTTCAGATTTGGTTTTAGGGGTTGCTCTCTctgtttgtttgtgttttacTGGTTAATTCAGTAAAATTTCGggaaattatgataattttcgATCTATTTGTGTTAATATTTTGctttgttgtcttgttttctgATGTGGGTATGGTGTAGGCAAACTGGTTATTCTTCCAGTTGATTGATTTTCTCTGCATATTCCTTCTTTTTAGTGTCTTCTTTAGACTAAGATTCAAAACAATGTGTGAATTTGgtgccttttttttaattatacttgGATCTACTGCTCTGCATATCCACTTATTGCTGATTGTCTTAACTCCTTATAGTCATCATGTGTTCTTATTGAATGCTAATATTTTTATGAGCGTGATGTATTATAAACATATATACTGGTTCTATGTCTATCTTATTGTTAACTTACCCTGATTGAATAATTTATATACTGGTTGTATATCCATCTTATTGTTAACTTACCCTGATTGAATAATTGAAGCCTTTAAAGTAATGTAGCACAGTATGCTATGTTGGTTATTCTGCTCTAGATCAGAATTAATATTTTGCTTTTACTTCCTAGCCTTGAGGCTTGAATTGCTTGTTATGCTCTAATTTTATGCAGGAGCAACTCTACATATCTTTGGCCTTCTCTTTGGAAAATTGGTTTCTGCTGGAAATATTGCAAATAAATTCATATACTGAAAGGGCTTTATGAATAGGGAGTTCAATACAACCAGAATCAGAATGGATCCGACCCctattgaattggccaaggtcAGAGAACTCTTTATGAATTATGATGTTTTCAGtttcctttatttttccttgttacaacttacaagctttattttaattttttttctctttgattctgTTTCTAGTCCAAGCTATATTTGATATTCTCTTGTTAACAATAGATTTGAGGTTCTTTCTTCATGAAATGAAAATTTGGTATTCCATATTCTAACCTTCCCTTTGTATTTTGTctcttaatatttctttttctggtaacataaaacaattttttgttttcatttttttcttgataatcAAAATTTCGATCTTTTTTGGCTGAGAATGCTTATTACAACTTCATATCTTTGCAGACCCATCTTTCATAAATATTGCAGAAAAGTTAACTGATTACTGTGGACAGCAGAAAAATAGTATGGAAACTTGTTTTTCATGTTGCAATACCTAGGTGTGGTGTAGTTTAAATTTGTTTGAACCCTTGGAACAATTAGACCGAAATTCTTGCTGGAATATGATACTTTTCATTTGTAGTTCTGTGTCAATATGTTTAGAAATTCTATGCCTTTTCTCACTAATATATTGTACCGTCTCCCTTCTGATGTGTTATTTCGttaaattggattttttttttgcttatgttAGGGGTGAGACATGAAAACTtgacatttcttttttttttttaatcatgagaACCCTCAATCATGGCAGTGAAGTGTTTTATATGGGTGCATTGTGGGttcaaaaatagtttttcttttaagtatTAATTCATTCATTAATAACCTATTTCTTTATCTCTTTGTCAGGGTTAATGAAGCTTAATGGTTTATTCACTAGGAGCACGAGAAGCTCCAGAGAACTCTTTACATCAGTATTAAGCAGTCTTATCAAAGGTTTCTTTCCAAGAGATGTTATAAGATATAATTGGTAAAATTAAGTTTATTGAAAGATTTTGCAAAACTTTGCCTGGGATATAGTGAAAATGGACAGATCAGATACATCAGGCTTTGTAAGTGGTGGAAGCTGTATATTGGAATTTGTTTTTCTAGCCTTAAACTTCTGGTAGTTATGTGAGTATTGTAGTAGCATGTGGTGAACTGTTCTGCTACTTCAACCCTCTGTAGCTGTTGTGCACAACATCTGGATAATGGATTTGAACATGAAAGCTTTACTGTCTCCTCATGATGCTGAACTTAGGAAGGATGACAACTTTGGTGATACTACATTATGCTTGAATGGCATTGGCTTTGGAGAAACAAGTAAGACTAGTTATACATGTACTGAGAGCAATCTTGGGATGAAGTTTTCCAATGTTTCTGATGATGGCTGCAGATTGGTTCTGGGATTGGGCCCAACCCCTATGGCATATGGCGATGACTACAACAATTTGGGGTTGAATATGAAGAAAAAGTCAGCCAACCTTTTTACTCAGCATGTGCCATCTGAATGTGAATCAATCCTTCAACTTGGTCTTTCGGGTGTAACAAATGAGGCATCAAGTGTGCTTGACTGCTCAGGTTCAACTGAGACTGATGTGAATATGTCATGTTTCTCAAGCCAAACTTCTTcagaaaattattattcaagGATTCCTGTTGTTGATGAGGGTTCTACCTCAGCAAAGAAATCAGGTGGCTATATGCCATCACTTCTTTTAGCTCCAAGAATGGATAGCGCTGAAAGTTCAGTGCAGACACAAGAATTTATTGTTGGAAGTAAACCTCAACCGTGCCCAGAACCATCCAATGGTGTAGATTACTCACTTGGCACTGTATCTGGGCCCCAGGATACAGGGATAACTCCAGAGAACCGAACAAGCAACCCTAAGAGATGTAGATTTTTTGGCTGTACGAAGGGAGCTCGAGGTGCTTCGGGGCTTTGTATTGGACATGGTGGTGGACAGAGATGTCAGAAACCTGGATGCAACAAAGGTGCTGAGAGCCGAACTGCTTATTGCAAGGCCCATGGTGGAGGGAAGAGGTGCCAACACTTGGGATGTACTAAAAGTGCTGAGGGGAAGACGGATTATTGCATTGCTCATGGCGGTGGTAGGCGATGTGGGTATCCAGGTGGGTGCAACAAAGCTGCACGGGGTAAGTCAGGACTTTGCATTAGACATGGAGGGGGTAAGAGGTGTAGAATAGAAGGTTGCACTCGGAGTGCTGAAGGGCAGGCTGGGTTGTGCATCTCTCATGGAGGTGGACGCCGTTGTCAGTACCAAGAATGTAATAAGGGTGCACAAGGGAGCACTATGTATTGCAAAGCACATGGTGGTGGGAAACGATGCTCATTTGCAGGGTGTACCAAAGGTGCTGAAGGAAGCACCCCATTGTGTAAGGCACATGGTGGGGGGAAGCGCTGCCTTTTCAATGGAGGTGGCATTTGCCCAAAAAGTGTGCATGGAGGCACTAACTTCTGTGTTGCTCATGGTGGTGGAAAGAGGTGTGCTGTTGCAGGTTGCACCAAGAGTGCACGTGGCCGTACTGACTGTTGTGTCAGGCATGGTGGGGGGAAGCGATGCAAGTATGAAGGCTGTGGGAAGAGTGCTCAAGGGAGCACAGATTTCTGCAAGGCACATGGTGGAGGAAAGCGATGTAGTTGGGGAGATGGAAAGTGTGAGAAATTTGCAAGGGGAAAGAGTGGACTCTGTGCTGCTCACAGCAGCTTGGTGCAGGAGCGGGAAATGAACAAGGGCGGTCTGATTGCGCCAGGACTTTTCCGTGGTCTTGTACCTTCTGCTTCCACTGCCTGTAGCAGTTTTGAGAACAATTCTTCCTCAGGTGTCAGTGTTCTGTCCGACTCCTACGATTCCATGGAAACTCCAGCAAAAAGACAGCACCTGATACCCAAGGAGGTGCTAGTTCCGCTCTCGATGAAATCACCATCTTATTCAAGCTTCTTGGCTGCCAAGAAGTCGGACCAAGATAGAAACTGCCAAAGCTTGGCCGCAGGCGGCAGTGGTGCTCAGAAAGGCATTGACTTTAATCTCCCGGAGGGCAGGGTCCACGGCGGCGACCTCATGTTGTATTTTGGAGGGAATCTCAAAAATGCACTTGACGGCATCTGAAATGGGAGAGGGAGCCGGTGTCGCGCAA contains:
- the LOC102666151 gene encoding uncharacterized protein, yielding MDLNMKALLSPHDAELRKDDNFGDTTLCLNGIGFGETSKTSYTCTESNLGMKFSNVSDDGCRLVLGLGPTPMAYGDDYNNLGLNMKKKSANLFTQHVPSECESILQLGLSGVTNEASSVLDCSGSTETDVNMSCFSSQTSSENYYSRIPVVDEGSTSAKKSGGYMPSLLLAPRMDSAESSVQTQEFIVGSKPQPCPEPSNGVDYSLGTVSGPQDTGITPENRTSNPKRCRFFGCTKGARGASGLCIGHGGGQRCQKPGCNKGAESRTAYCKAHGGGKRCQHLGCTKSAEGKTDYCIAHGGGRRCGYPGGCNKAARGKSGLCIRHGGGKRCRIEGCTRSAEGQAGLCISHGGGRRCQYQECNKGAQGSTMYCKAHGGGKRCSFAGCTKGAEGSTPLCKAHGGGKRCLFNGGGICPKSVHGGTNFCVAHGGGKRCAVAGCTKSARGRTDCCVRHGGGKRCKYEGCGKSAQGSTDFCKAHGGGKRCSWGDGKCEKFARGKSGLCAAHSSLVQEREMNKGGLIAPGLFRGLVPSASTACSSFENNSSSGVSVLSDSYDSMETPAKRQHLIPKEVLVPLSMKSPSYSSFLAAKKSDQDRNCQSLAAGGSGAQKGIDFNLPEGRVHGGDLMLYFGGNLKNALDGI